Within Myxococcales bacterium, the genomic segment GCCAGATCGCCACGTTTCATGCGCTGAAGAGCCGAAGCGTGGTGCGTGATGTGGCGCGTGTGATGGGAATGACACCGCAGGAAGCCGGAAGAATCGCGACGCTAATCCCAGAGCCGATCATGGGAAAGAGCGTTCCCATTTCGGAAGCCCTGAAAAAGGAGCCGCGCCTCAAACGCCTCTACGAGGATGAACCGCGCGTGCGCGAACTCGTGGACAATGCGCAAACCTTGGAGGACCTGACGCGTCATGCCGGCATGCACGCTGCGGGCATTGTGATCAGCAAGGGCGCGCTTTGGGAACACGTCCCAGTGTTTTGTCCCGAGCCAGGCATTGTGGTGACCCAATACGACAAAGACGACGTGGAAGCCGCAGGGCTGGTGAAGTTTGATTTTCTTGGTCTGCGAACACTCACCGTGATTGATATCGCCACGCGTTTAATTGATCGCCGCCCCGATCGCAGCGAGGATGCATTTCGTATCGACCGCATTCCGTTGGATGATGCTGCGACTTTTGCGTTGCTGAGCTCCGGTGAGACCACCAACGTTTTTCAGTTGGAGTCAAGCGGCATGCAGAGCCTCTTTAAGCAGCTCAAACCGGATGCGCTTGAGGACGTGATCGCCGCAGTCGCGCTATATCGGCCCGGGCCCTTGGGGTCGGGGATGGTGGAAGATTTTGTGCAGCGAAAGCACGGGCGAGTCCCCATACGCTATCCGCACCCGAACCTTGAGCCCATTCTTAAAGAGACCTACGGGGTGTTGGTGTATCAGGAGCAAGTCATGCAGGTGGCGCGAGAGATGGCCGGGTACTCTCTCGGATCGGCCGATGTCCTGCGGCGAGCGATGGGTAAGAAAAAACCCGAAGAGATGGCAAAACAGAAAGCAGCATTCATCACGGGCTCAATCGGGAAAGGATATCAGCCACAAGATGCGGAGCGTGTGTTTGAGCTCATGTCGTTTTTCGCCGGCTATGGTTTTAACAAGTCACATTCTGCGGCGTATGCGCTCTTGACGTATCAAACAGCGTTTCTCAAAGCCAACTTTCCTGTGGAATTTTTGTGTGCCACGCTGACAGCAGACAAGGACAAGAGCGACAAGGTTGTAAGAACTATTTCGGAGGCTCGGTCTATGGGCGTAGTGGTGTTGCCGCCTGACGTGAACGAAAGCGCAATCGATTTCACGGTCGTTTACGATGACGCGCCCGATCCAAACATCGCGCGCAAACCTGACAAGCCAGTGTCGCGTAGAGGAAAGTTGTACGATTTGTATCGTCCGCGACTGCGCTTCGGGCTGGGCGCGGTCAAGGGCGTGGGAACAGCGGCGCTCGAGTCGATCCTGGCGGCCCGCTCAGCCGATGGTGCCTCAACTAGCGAATCGAGGACGCGCCCGTTTCAGGATCTTTTTGACTTTGCTGCCCGAGTAGATCTGCGCAAGGTTAATAAAACCGCGGTAGAGGCTTTGGTCCAATGCGGCGCGTTTGGTACATCCCATGGGCCACGCGGGATTAGTCGTACACAGGCATTTGCGGCCATCGATGCTGCCCTTGAGCGAGGCCGCAAACAGCACAGTGAGCGCTGTAGCGGCCAAACCAACCTGCTCGGACTGTTTGGAGAGGCGCCATCTGCGCAAAAGAGTCTGCAAGCATTCCCCACCATTGTGGATTGGGATGATACGGAACGTCTCGCCCGGGAGAAGCGTATCTTGGGGTTTTATGTGTCCGGCCATCCGCTCGATCGCTACGTGCGCGAGCTTGACCGATTTTGCACTGCCAGCACCATCACGCTTGCGAGCTCTGAAGATGGTCGCGAAGTAACACTTGCCGGTACGGTTGAAGGTTACCGCGAACGAAGTGCCCGCACCGGCGGCAAGATCGCTTTTTTTCAGCTTGAAGATCCGCACGGCCGCATCGAAGTGGTCGTCCGGACCCGCGTGCTCGATCAAGCGCGAGAGGCGCTTACGCGCGCCGAACCGGTGCTTGCAGTCGGGACTGTGCAGTTCGAGCAGGATCAGTCACGGGCAGGGCTAGCTGGCTCGGCGGAAGCTACGTCGGCGGTGCCCGTGGCCAAGCTCGTGCTCAAGGAGGCGCACTTGTTGTCCGACGCGCTTCGACAACGGGCCCGCTCGCTCTGTATCCGCTTCGAGGTCGATACGGTCGATAAACCGACATTGAACAAACTTCGTGCAGCGCTAGAGCAGCATCCAGGAAACTGTCCCGTCGAGCTACAACTGCGGTCCAGTGAAAAGTGGTGGGTGCGGATGCCTCAGGTAGGGTTCAAAGTTGCGCCTTCCGATGCACTAAAGAGCCATATTGAGGCTCTCAGGGGTGTAAGTGCCTGTGAACTTTACTAGAGCGACATGTCAACTATGACATGTTTGACGGGATTATATGCCATGTATGGCGATTTTCTTGAAATTGTTTGCCAGCGCTTGCGCCCGCGGTTGAGGCGCGGTAAACGCGCGCTGTGCGGCAACAACTGATCGCTCTCTCGAAGCTTTCTGAGGTCGATAACTCTGCCCGAGAGTTGGATACAGAGCTTAGGGAGATTCCGCTGCGCATTCAGCAGATGCAAGAGACGGTCGCACGACTCGAAGCATTGCTCGATAAAGAACGAGAGAAGCTAAAAGAGGCTCAGAATCTCAAACAGCAGCACCAAGATGAGGCGCAGTCAGCAGCCGAACAACTCGCGCGCTCCAAGGCCAAGATGGCGAAGGCGCGCAACATGAAGGAAACCGATGCGGTGGAGCGCGAGATCGAGAATATCCGGCGCACCATCCGCGAGCGCGAGCAGGAGAATGACAAGCTGGCCTCTGCCATCGCACAAGTCGAAGCCTCCGTCATGGCGCACGAAGCAGAGTTAGAGGCCGTGCGGGTGATATGCAGGGAAGAGGAAGAGCGCGGACAAAAGCGCATCGAGGAGCTGAACATCCAGCGGGAGGAGGTCGTGGCGGGTCGCGATCAGATTGCCGGGCAAATCGATGCGGCATTGCTGCGCCGCTATGAGCAGCTAAGGGCCCGTCTTTCGGGCATGGGGATTGCCGAGGTGCGGCACGGGATATGCATCGCCTGCCGCATGTCGCTACCTTCCCAACAGTCCATCATGCTTCAGCGCTGCGAAACAGTGGAAGTGTGCGCGAGCTGCCATCGCATACTCTTGTACAAAGATGCTCTGATTTAGCGTTACTTGGGCAGACGCTCAACAAAGCTTAGCCACTCCGGGTGCAATGTCTCTTTCCCCCGGACGACTTGAAAAAAGCGCTCTTGGATGGCCGTTGTGATGGGGCCTCGGTGACCCTCGCCCACGACGCGGT encodes:
- the dnaE gene encoding DNA polymerase III subunit alpha; translation: MEIQTMGQADFVHLHVHSQYSMLDGAIRIEPLVKWAKSNAMRAIALTDHGNMFGVMQFNKAARQHGILPIIGCELNIRDTSSGPGQHILLLSAGEQGYHNLIRLVSHAWLKGAGRDAQPVIELGTLRECHKGLVGLSACLGGYLAQQILHKGATQGREALGNLKDCFEPGSFFVELQDHGFPEQKPLNRILVDIAREFDVPLVATNDCHYPEKKDAHAQLILQCIATGRQVAETERSHHRSHELFLKTAEEMKQRFVHLPDAIKNTLRIAEMCAGTVNPIRAPLMPTFPVPENMDEQAYFRKLAEDGLARRFREFAEVHKAVDQDMYRKRLFAEWEVICAMGFASYFLVVQDFVNRAIQKGIPVGPGRGSGAGSLVAYALRITDLDPIQYGLLFERFLNPERVSMPDFDIDFCMDRRDEIISYVRDKYGDNSVGQIATFHALKSRSVVRDVARVMGMTPQEAGRIATLIPEPIMGKSVPISEALKKEPRLKRLYEDEPRVRELVDNAQTLEDLTRHAGMHAAGIVISKGALWEHVPVFCPEPGIVVTQYDKDDVEAAGLVKFDFLGLRTLTVIDIATRLIDRRPDRSEDAFRIDRIPLDDAATFALLSSGETTNVFQLESSGMQSLFKQLKPDALEDVIAAVALYRPGPLGSGMVEDFVQRKHGRVPIRYPHPNLEPILKETYGVLVYQEQVMQVAREMAGYSLGSADVLRRAMGKKKPEEMAKQKAAFITGSIGKGYQPQDAERVFELMSFFAGYGFNKSHSAAYALLTYQTAFLKANFPVEFLCATLTADKDKSDKVVRTISEARSMGVVVLPPDVNESAIDFTVVYDDAPDPNIARKPDKPVSRRGKLYDLYRPRLRFGLGAVKGVGTAALESILAARSADGASTSESRTRPFQDLFDFAARVDLRKVNKTAVEALVQCGAFGTSHGPRGISRTQAFAAIDAALERGRKQHSERCSGQTNLLGLFGEAPSAQKSLQAFPTIVDWDDTERLAREKRILGFYVSGHPLDRYVRELDRFCTASTITLASSEDGREVTLAGTVEGYRERSARTGGKIAFFQLEDPHGRIEVVVRTRVLDQAREALTRAEPVLAVGTVQFEQDQSRAGLAGSAEATSAVPVAKLVLKEAHLLSDALRQRARSLCIRFEVDTVDKPTLNKLRAALEQHPGNCPVELQLRSSEKWWVRMPQVGFKVAPSDALKSHIEALRGVSACELY